From a region of the Cololabis saira isolate AMF1-May2022 chromosome 8, fColSai1.1, whole genome shotgun sequence genome:
- the gnl3l gene encoding guanine nucleotide-binding protein-like 3-like protein isoform X2 has protein sequence MSKQKQKRAKRLGFLGKFKGKDGQKADASGRLQDLQEKQKLSREREMMKRRNLQSFQNDILQRQQQFEQREAEMLSLEKNVNFENENSRKAYYREFKKVVEASDVILEVLDARDPLGCRCPQVEQAVIQSGTNKKIVLVLNKIDLVSKEIVEKWIKYLRSEFPTVAFKASTQQQTKNLKRSSVPVTQATKELLVTSACLGADCLMKLLGNYCRNLDIKTAITVGVVGFPNVGKSSLINSLKRARACSVGATPGVTKCLQEVHLDKHIKLLDCPGIVMATSTSDAAMILRNCVKIEQLVDPLPPVEAILRRCNKAEIMEHYGVAEFHTPLEFLALLAKRQGKLRKGGLPDTDKAAKSVLMDWTGGRISYFTHPPETHTLPTHVSAEIVTQMSKAFDWDELEKGNREVLAESSCPDVQMGFCMEAAGMTQGGPGEPHGDLEMEGGSAGEPSAKDETEVMDDDQDPEFGPMTVEIKPQKTTNLPPNEAAPRVPDFRDIVKVDPLNQGQALLAANKKRKKQQKRADKLATKLSDTLTSAMDFSFAD, from the exons ATGTCCAAACAAA AACAGAAACGTGCCAAACGTCTCGGATTTCTTGGAAAGTTTAAG GGGAAAGATGGACAGAAAGCTGACGCGTCGGGACGG CTTCAAGATCTTCAGGAAAAGCAGAAGTTGTCCAGAGAACGTGagatgatgaagaggagaaaTTTGCAGAGCTTTCAGAATGACATCCTACAGCGACAGCAACAGTTTGAGCAAAGG GAGGCAGAGATGCTCAGTCTGGAAAAGAACGTTAACTTTGAAAATGAGAATTCAAGAAAGGCATATTACAGAGAATTTAAAAAG gtggtggaggcttcAGATGTGATTTTGGAGGTTTTGGATGCACGTGACCCTCTGGGCTGCAGATGTCCTCAGGTGGAGCAGGCGGTCATCCAGAGTGGCACCAACAAGAAGATAGTCTTAGTCCTTAATAAGATTG ATTTGGTTTCAAAGGAAATTGTGGAAAAGTGGATCAAGTATCTCCGAAGTGAGTTTCCTACTGTGGCTTTCAAAGCCTCTACTCAGCAACAGACAAAGAACCTG AAACGCAGTAGCGTGCCAGTGACACAAGCCACCAAAGAGCTTCTGGTCACCAGTGCGTGCCTGGGAGCAGACTGCCTCATGAAGCTGCTGGGGAACTACTGCCGTAACCTGGACATCAAGACGGCCATCACTGTAGGAGTTGTAG GATTCCCTAATGTGGGAAAGAGTAGTCTGATCAACAGTCTGAAACGTGCACGTGCATGCAGTGTTGGAGCAACTCCCGGTGTCACAAA gtgtCTTCAAGAGGTGCATTTGGACAAACACATTAAGCTCCTGGATTGTCCTGGAATAGTCATGGCAACATCCACGTCCGACGCAGCAATGATTCTTCGTAACTGTGTGAAAATCGAGCAGCTTGTGGATCCACTTCCACCCGTCGAGGCGATCCTGCGGCGCTGCAACAAGGCAGAG ATCATGGAGCATTACGGCGTTGCAGAATTTCATACGCCTCTGGAGTTCTTGGCGCTGCTGGCCAAGCGGCAAGGCAAGCTCAGGAAGGGAGGCCTGCCTGACACCGACAAGGCAGCCAAGAGCGTGTTGATGGACTGGACAGG CGGAAGGATCAGCTACTTCACACACCCTCCAGAGACGCACACACTCCCAACACACGTCAGCGCTGAAATTGTTACACAGATGTCTAAAGCCTTTGACTGGGATGAGCTGGAAAAAGGAAATCGAGAGGTTCTTGCAG AATCCTCTTGTCCTGACGTCCAGATGGGATTCTGCATGGAAGCTGCTGGAATGACACAAGGAGGTCCGGGTGAGCCCCACGGTGACCTAGAAATGGAAGGTGGGTCAGCGGGAGAGCCATCAGCTAAAGATGAGACTGAAGTTATGGACGATGATCAAGACCCAGAG TTTGGACCGATGACAGTGGAAATAAAACCCCAGAAGACGACTAACTTGCCTCCAAATGAAGCTGCTCCCAGGGTTCCAGATTTCAGAGATATTGTGAaggtagatcctttaaatcaaggcCAGGCCCTCCTCGCTGCCAACaagaagaggaaaaagcaaCAGAAAAGAGCTG ACAAACTTGCCACTAAACTGTCAGACACACTCACGTCTGCGATGGACTTCTCATTTGCAGATTGA
- the gnl3l gene encoding guanine nucleotide-binding protein-like 3-like protein isoform X1 codes for MSKQKQKRAKRLGFLGKFKGKDGQKADASGRVRNTEPDSRKAEDVRQSRLQDLQEKQKLSREREMMKRRNLQSFQNDILQRQQQFEQREAEMLSLEKNVNFENENSRKAYYREFKKVVEASDVILEVLDARDPLGCRCPQVEQAVIQSGTNKKIVLVLNKIDLVSKEIVEKWIKYLRSEFPTVAFKASTQQQTKNLKRSSVPVTQATKELLVTSACLGADCLMKLLGNYCRNLDIKTAITVGVVGFPNVGKSSLINSLKRARACSVGATPGVTKCLQEVHLDKHIKLLDCPGIVMATSTSDAAMILRNCVKIEQLVDPLPPVEAILRRCNKAEIMEHYGVAEFHTPLEFLALLAKRQGKLRKGGLPDTDKAAKSVLMDWTGGRISYFTHPPETHTLPTHVSAEIVTQMSKAFDWDELEKGNREVLAESSCPDVQMGFCMEAAGMTQGGPGEPHGDLEMEGGSAGEPSAKDETEVMDDDQDPEFGPMTVEIKPQKTTNLPPNEAAPRVPDFRDIVKVDPLNQGQALLAANKKRKKQQKRADKLATKLSDTLTSAMDFSFAD; via the exons ATGTCCAAACAAA AACAGAAACGTGCCAAACGTCTCGGATTTCTTGGAAAGTTTAAG GGGAAAGATGGACAGAAAGCTGACGCGTCGGGACGGGTCAGAAACACGGAACCAGACTCCAGAAAAGCAGAGGACGTCAGGCAGAGCAGG CTTCAAGATCTTCAGGAAAAGCAGAAGTTGTCCAGAGAACGTGagatgatgaagaggagaaaTTTGCAGAGCTTTCAGAATGACATCCTACAGCGACAGCAACAGTTTGAGCAAAGG GAGGCAGAGATGCTCAGTCTGGAAAAGAACGTTAACTTTGAAAATGAGAATTCAAGAAAGGCATATTACAGAGAATTTAAAAAG gtggtggaggcttcAGATGTGATTTTGGAGGTTTTGGATGCACGTGACCCTCTGGGCTGCAGATGTCCTCAGGTGGAGCAGGCGGTCATCCAGAGTGGCACCAACAAGAAGATAGTCTTAGTCCTTAATAAGATTG ATTTGGTTTCAAAGGAAATTGTGGAAAAGTGGATCAAGTATCTCCGAAGTGAGTTTCCTACTGTGGCTTTCAAAGCCTCTACTCAGCAACAGACAAAGAACCTG AAACGCAGTAGCGTGCCAGTGACACAAGCCACCAAAGAGCTTCTGGTCACCAGTGCGTGCCTGGGAGCAGACTGCCTCATGAAGCTGCTGGGGAACTACTGCCGTAACCTGGACATCAAGACGGCCATCACTGTAGGAGTTGTAG GATTCCCTAATGTGGGAAAGAGTAGTCTGATCAACAGTCTGAAACGTGCACGTGCATGCAGTGTTGGAGCAACTCCCGGTGTCACAAA gtgtCTTCAAGAGGTGCATTTGGACAAACACATTAAGCTCCTGGATTGTCCTGGAATAGTCATGGCAACATCCACGTCCGACGCAGCAATGATTCTTCGTAACTGTGTGAAAATCGAGCAGCTTGTGGATCCACTTCCACCCGTCGAGGCGATCCTGCGGCGCTGCAACAAGGCAGAG ATCATGGAGCATTACGGCGTTGCAGAATTTCATACGCCTCTGGAGTTCTTGGCGCTGCTGGCCAAGCGGCAAGGCAAGCTCAGGAAGGGAGGCCTGCCTGACACCGACAAGGCAGCCAAGAGCGTGTTGATGGACTGGACAGG CGGAAGGATCAGCTACTTCACACACCCTCCAGAGACGCACACACTCCCAACACACGTCAGCGCTGAAATTGTTACACAGATGTCTAAAGCCTTTGACTGGGATGAGCTGGAAAAAGGAAATCGAGAGGTTCTTGCAG AATCCTCTTGTCCTGACGTCCAGATGGGATTCTGCATGGAAGCTGCTGGAATGACACAAGGAGGTCCGGGTGAGCCCCACGGTGACCTAGAAATGGAAGGTGGGTCAGCGGGAGAGCCATCAGCTAAAGATGAGACTGAAGTTATGGACGATGATCAAGACCCAGAG TTTGGACCGATGACAGTGGAAATAAAACCCCAGAAGACGACTAACTTGCCTCCAAATGAAGCTGCTCCCAGGGTTCCAGATTTCAGAGATATTGTGAaggtagatcctttaaatcaaggcCAGGCCCTCCTCGCTGCCAACaagaagaggaaaaagcaaCAGAAAAGAGCTG ACAAACTTGCCACTAAACTGTCAGACACACTCACGTCTGCGATGGACTTCTCATTTGCAGATTGA